One genomic window of Tenacibaculum tangerinum includes the following:
- a CDS encoding ABC transporter ATP-binding protein, which yields MSFAKKYRVRFTIAALSTILLAGFSVLTPVVLMTAIDDFTTTKNPTRLLYFTIVLIIILVIQVLFQFSFIFYANWVGQHIIRDIRAKTFRKILQFKMGYFDNSSVGKLVTRVVSDIETIANFFTQGVFMIVSDILLMLIVIVVMFYTNWRLALIALATLPVLIYATKLFQIAIKSTFQDVRNQVANLNSFVQERVTGMKIVQLFNREKIEYKNFIDINNKHKKAHIKTVWYYSIFFPIAEILSSIAIGLIVWYGGLQVIEGEVVTVGAIIGFIKMAQMLFRPLRQIADKFNQLQMGIVAGERVFNIIDTESSIDKTGTITAENIQGNIDFKEVHFSYIKDEEILKGVSFHVEQGQTIAIVGATGAGKSTIINLINRFYEIDSGEISIDGIPVQEYKIDSLRQKVAVVLQDVFLFSDSILNNITLKNDQISLEEVQTAAKQIGIHEFIMSLPNDYHYNVKERGGMLSSGQRQLIAFLRAYVSKPSILILDEATSSVDAHSEQMIQYATDEITKNRTSIVIAHRLATIKKADMIIVMDKGNIVEKGTHTELLKKQEGYYKNLYEKQFNSETVV from the coding sequence ATGAGTTTTGCAAAAAAGTACCGTGTACGATTTACCATTGCTGCTTTATCTACTATTTTACTAGCAGGTTTTTCAGTACTAACCCCTGTCGTTTTAATGACAGCGATAGACGATTTTACCACCACTAAAAACCCAACAAGGCTCTTGTATTTTACCATAGTCTTAATTATTATTTTAGTTATTCAGGTGTTATTTCAATTTAGCTTTATTTTTTATGCAAATTGGGTTGGGCAACATATTATTCGAGATATTAGAGCGAAAACCTTTAGAAAAATATTGCAGTTTAAAATGGGGTATTTTGATAATTCATCGGTAGGAAAATTAGTAACACGTGTTGTTTCAGACATAGAAACTATTGCCAATTTTTTTACCCAAGGTGTTTTTATGATTGTAAGCGACATTCTTTTAATGCTAATCGTTATCGTGGTAATGTTTTATACAAACTGGAGGCTTGCTCTAATTGCATTGGCAACCTTACCAGTATTAATATACGCTACCAAACTATTTCAAATAGCTATAAAATCTACCTTTCAAGATGTTCGAAATCAAGTAGCAAATCTTAATAGTTTTGTACAAGAGCGTGTTACAGGAATGAAAATTGTTCAGCTTTTTAACAGAGAAAAAATAGAGTATAAAAACTTTATTGATATTAATAACAAGCATAAAAAAGCACATATAAAAACGGTTTGGTACTACTCTATTTTTTTTCCAATTGCCGAAATATTATCTTCTATTGCTATCGGGTTAATTGTTTGGTACGGAGGTTTGCAGGTTATTGAGGGGGAGGTCGTTACCGTTGGAGCCATTATTGGTTTTATAAAAATGGCGCAAATGCTTTTTCGCCCTTTACGCCAAATAGCTGATAAATTTAACCAACTACAAATGGGAATCGTTGCTGGCGAACGCGTTTTTAATATTATAGATACTGAAAGTTCAATAGATAAAACAGGAACAATAACTGCTGAAAACATACAAGGTAATATTGATTTTAAAGAGGTTCATTTTAGCTATATAAAAGACGAAGAAATTTTAAAAGGCGTTAGTTTTCATGTTGAACAAGGACAAACCATTGCTATTGTAGGAGCTACAGGAGCGGGTAAATCAACTATTATTAATCTCATAAATCGCTTTTATGAAATTGACAGCGGCGAAATTTCTATTGATGGAATACCTGTACAAGAGTATAAAATTGATTCTTTACGCCAAAAAGTAGCCGTAGTATTGCAAGATGTATTTTTGTTTTCAGATAGTATTTTAAATAATATTACTTTAAAAAACGATCAGATTTCTCTTGAAGAAGTTCAAACCGCTGCAAAACAAATAGGAATTCACGAATTTATAATGAGCTTACCTAACGACTATCATTACAATGTAAAAGAACGTGGTGGTATGCTATCTTCTGGGCAACGCCAATTAATTGCATTTTTGCGTGCTTATGTAAGCAAGCCTAGTATTTTAATATTAGATGAAGCTACTTCTTCGGTAGATGCGCATTCAGAACAAATGATTCAATACGCTACCGATGAAATTACTAAAAACAGAACTTCAATTGTAATTGCACACCGTTTGGCAACAATAAAAAAAGCAGATATGATTATTGTAATGGACAAAGGAAATATTGTTGAAAAAGGAACTCATACAGAACTATTAAAAAAACAGGAAGGCTATTACAAGAATTTATATGAAAAACAGTTTAATAGTGAAACTGTAGTGTAA
- the cdaA gene encoding diadenylate cyclase CdaA — translation MNLDFINFSFLDVLDIFLVALLLYYIYKLLKGTVAINIVIGIAFIFLIWKITQALNMEMLSGILGYLLSGGVIALIIVFQQEIRRFLLMIGTTNFSTKRGFLNQLKFLKTDVSSDIDIDTILKACTSLSKTNTGALLVIEKTNNLDFLVNTGDRMNALVNEAIIESIFYKNSPLHDGATIIRDNYIIATRVVLPISNSTKIPSRFGLRHRAAIGVSEKTDAICLLVSEETGEISYIKDGEFVLYNSISELHDKLEKDVMT, via the coding sequence ATGAATTTAGATTTTATCAACTTTTCGTTTCTCGATGTATTAGATATTTTTTTAGTAGCGCTGTTACTGTATTACATCTATAAATTGTTAAAAGGAACGGTGGCGATTAATATTGTGATAGGAATTGCATTTATCTTTTTAATATGGAAAATTACGCAAGCACTGAATATGGAAATGCTAAGCGGAATTTTAGGATACCTGCTTTCTGGGGGAGTTATTGCCTTAATTATCGTATTTCAACAAGAAATACGAAGATTTTTGTTAATGATTGGAACCACTAATTTTTCTACGAAAAGAGGTTTTTTAAATCAGTTAAAGTTTTTAAAAACAGATGTTAGCTCTGATATCGATATTGATACTATTTTAAAAGCGTGTACTAGTTTGTCGAAAACCAATACAGGTGCTTTGTTGGTCATTGAAAAAACCAATAACCTAGATTTTTTAGTAAATACAGGCGATAGAATGAATGCTTTGGTTAACGAAGCAATTATAGAAAGCATTTTTTATAAAAATAGTCCGCTACACGATGGAGCTACGATTATTCGTGATAACTATATCATTGCAACAAGAGTGGTGCTGCCTATTTCTAACAGTACAAAAATACCTTCGAGATTTGGGTTACGTCACAGAGCAGCGATAGGAGTTAGTGAAAAAACAGATGCTATTTGCTTGCTGGTTTCAGAAGAAACAGGGGAGATATCATATATAAAAGACGGTGAGTTTGTGCTATATAACTCTATAAGTGAATTACACGATAAGTTAGAAAAAGATGTAATGACATAA
- the folP gene encoding dihydropteroate synthase yields MTINCKGTLVDVSTPKVMGILNITPDSFFDGGKYTNERDMLTQTEKMLKEGATFIDVGAYSSRPGATHISEEEELQRLAPVVRLLVKSFPDILLSVDSFRSRVVAEAIGLGAAIVNDISGGKMDAKMFETVAKLQVPYIMMHMQGTPQNMQQNPQYTNVVIEVLSFFAEQLFALRQLQVNDVLIDVGFGFGKTIDQNYELLQQLSLFKSLEVPILTGVSRKSMLYKLLGITPQEALNATTVANTIALLNGTNILRVHDVKEAMDAVKITGQL; encoded by the coding sequence ATGACAATTAATTGCAAAGGAACCCTAGTAGATGTAAGTACTCCGAAGGTAATGGGGATTTTAAACATTACACCCGATTCTTTTTTCGATGGTGGAAAGTATACGAATGAACGAGATATGCTTACGCAAACTGAAAAGATGCTTAAGGAAGGGGCTACTTTTATCGATGTTGGTGCCTATTCGTCAAGACCGGGTGCAACGCATATTTCTGAAGAGGAAGAGTTGCAAAGATTGGCGCCTGTGGTAAGGTTATTGGTAAAAAGCTTTCCGGATATACTGCTGTCTGTAGATTCTTTTAGAAGTAGGGTAGTAGCGGAAGCAATCGGTTTAGGGGCGGCAATTGTGAATGATATTTCTGGAGGTAAAATGGATGCGAAAATGTTTGAAACGGTGGCGAAATTACAGGTTCCGTATATTATGATGCATATGCAAGGAACGCCACAAAACATGCAGCAAAATCCGCAGTATACCAATGTAGTAATCGAGGTATTGTCTTTTTTTGCTGAACAGCTCTTTGCCTTACGTCAGTTACAAGTTAACGATGTACTCATTGATGTTGGTTTTGGTTTTGGAAAAACGATTGACCAAAATTATGAGTTGTTACAACAGTTATCGCTTTTTAAAAGTTTAGAGGTTCCTATTTTAACAGGAGTTTCTCGAAAATCGATGTTGTATAAATTGTTAGGCATTACACCTCAAGAGGCATTGAATGCTACTACTGTTGCCAATACGATTGCCTTGTTAAACGGAACAAACATTCTAAGAGTACACGATGTAAAAGAAGCAATGGATGCCGTTAAAATTACTGGGCAGTTATAA
- a CDS encoding DUF1599 domain-containing protein produces the protein MQNTSKQYDAVVEECRNLFVKKMSDYGSAWRILRLPSLTDQIFIKAQRIRQLQEHTERKVDEGEKSEFIGIINYSVMALIQLELGVVEQPDLNTEKATDLYNKHIKITKELMENKNHDYGEAWREMRVSSLTDLILQKLLRVKQIENNQGKTLVSEGIDANYQDMINYAIFAMIHLSESDN, from the coding sequence ATGCAGAACACCTCTAAACAGTATGATGCTGTCGTTGAAGAATGTAGAAATTTGTTTGTAAAAAAAATGAGTGATTATGGTAGTGCTTGGAGAATTTTAAGACTTCCGTCGTTAACCGATCAAATCTTTATCAAAGCACAACGTATTCGACAATTACAAGAACATACTGAACGAAAAGTTGATGAAGGAGAAAAATCAGAATTCATTGGTATTATCAACTATTCGGTAATGGCATTGATTCAACTAGAATTAGGGGTTGTAGAGCAACCTGATTTAAACACCGAAAAGGCGACCGATTTATATAACAAACACATAAAAATTACCAAAGAGTTAATGGAAAACAAAAACCATGATTATGGCGAAGCATGGAGAGAAATGCGCGTTTCTTCATTAACCGATTTAATATTACAAAAACTACTTCGTGTAAAACAAATTGAAAATAATCAAGGCAAAACCTTAGTTTCTGAAGGAATCGATGCAAATTATCAAGATATGATTAATTATGCTATTTTTGCCATGATTCATCTATCTGAATCAGATAATTAA
- a CDS encoding DoxX family protein, whose amino-acid sequence MILKALTHISRVLVGILFIYSGFVKLVDPIGSQYKFQEYFSEGVLNLEFLIPLALPFSVLLIISELVLGVMLLVGYKPKLTVWSLFGLNLIFLFLTWYSHTYNKVTDCGCFGDAIKLTPEETFYKNVILMVFIVILILGIQYIKPLISNKIASITTFISLALSLMVTFYVLNHLPIIDFRAYAVGTDIAEGMKYQEGSDEIPPIHDFMIETDEGDKLEEMLAKEKAMLVVMYNFDKTEEEGIAEVAKVAKKAKEQGYEIYVLTASYVEDQEATQKKYGLPYTFAFCDETALKTVIRANPGIVTVKKGIIVGKWNWTDADDVTL is encoded by the coding sequence ATGATTTTAAAAGCGTTAACTCATATTTCAAGAGTACTCGTAGGAATTCTTTTTATTTACTCTGGATTTGTGAAATTAGTAGACCCCATTGGCTCACAATACAAATTTCAAGAATATTTTAGCGAAGGTGTACTAAACTTAGAATTTTTAATACCCCTTGCCCTGCCTTTTTCTGTTCTTTTAATTATTTCTGAATTGGTTTTAGGTGTAATGCTTTTGGTGGGTTATAAACCAAAATTAACGGTTTGGAGTTTGTTTGGCTTAAACTTAATCTTTTTGTTCTTAACATGGTACTCGCATACTTATAACAAAGTTACTGACTGCGGATGTTTTGGCGATGCGATAAAACTTACACCAGAAGAAACCTTTTATAAAAATGTAATTCTTATGGTATTTATTGTTATTCTAATTTTAGGAATTCAGTATATCAAACCTCTTATTTCAAACAAAATAGCCTCTATTACAACATTTATTTCGCTGGCACTATCTTTAATGGTTACCTTTTATGTACTAAACCACCTGCCAATTATAGATTTTAGGGCGTATGCAGTAGGCACCGATATTGCAGAAGGAATGAAATACCAAGAGGGAAGCGACGAAATACCTCCTATTCACGATTTTATGATTGAAACAGATGAAGGCGATAAGCTAGAAGAAATGCTAGCAAAAGAAAAAGCAATGCTCGTCGTTATGTATAATTTTGATAAAACTGAAGAAGAAGGGATTGCAGAAGTAGCTAAGGTTGCAAAAAAAGCCAAAGAACAAGGATATGAAATTTATGTTTTAACCGCTTCTTATGTTGAAGACCAAGAAGCTACTCAAAAAAAATATGGACTTCCTTACACCTTTGCTTTTTGTGATGAAACTGCTTTAAAAACTGTAATTAGAGCAAACCCTGGTATTGTTACCGTTAAAAAAGGAATTATTGTAGGAAAATGGAATTGGACAGATGCTGATGATGTAACATTGTAA
- the crcB gene encoding fluoride efflux transporter CrcB: MKQLVFVFIGGGAGSVLRYLIGKALNTSQTGFPYGTFTANILGSLLIGIILGFAAKNNALTQNHTLLLATGFCGGFTTFSTFAYENHIFLKSGDFSSFALYTIASFVIGFLAVFAGIYFTNFLLPNT, from the coding sequence GTGAAACAATTAGTCTTCGTTTTTATTGGTGGTGGTGCAGGAAGCGTATTACGCTATCTCATAGGAAAAGCACTCAACACTTCGCAAACAGGATTTCCTTACGGAACTTTTACCGCAAATATTTTAGGGAGTTTACTTATTGGAATTATTTTAGGGTTTGCCGCTAAAAATAACGCCTTAACACAAAACCACACCTTATTATTGGCAACAGGTTTTTGTGGCGGCTTTACTACCTTTTCTACGTTTGCTTATGAAAATCATATCTTTTTAAAATCAGGAGACTTTAGCTCTTTTGCACTGTACACCATTGCAAGCTTTGTTATTGGTTTTTTAGCTGTTTTTGCAGGAATTTACTTCACAAACTTCCTTTTACCAAATACATAA
- a CDS encoding crotonase/enoyl-CoA hydratase family protein has protein sequence MNELIHYTSAENYVMLTITNGKANAISHEVIDALNACLDKAEKEEKTVIVTGQSGIFSAGYDLKSMTQSPQSALELVTKGSRLSHRMLSYPYPIIAACSGHAVAKGAFLLLSADYRIGIEGDFKIGLNEVMIGMTMHNAGIEIAKARLAPIYFERSVSCSEIYTPKDAVTAGFLDTVVPQEQLVPTAIKVASMFAKLNKKAHKETKLKVRKPYLDSLEKAIELDIENGLTPPSK, from the coding sequence ATGAACGAACTTATACACTATACCTCAGCCGAAAATTATGTAATGCTTACGATTACCAACGGAAAAGCCAATGCAATTTCTCATGAAGTAATCGACGCTTTAAACGCTTGTTTAGACAAGGCTGAAAAAGAAGAAAAAACCGTAATAGTAACAGGGCAATCAGGAATATTCTCGGCAGGATACGATTTGAAGAGCATGACGCAATCTCCTCAATCGGCTTTAGAGTTGGTAACTAAAGGCTCTAGGTTATCGCATAGAATGTTATCATATCCTTATCCCATAATCGCTGCTTGTTCAGGACATGCCGTTGCCAAAGGAGCGTTCTTATTACTTTCTGCTGATTATAGAATAGGTATAGAAGGAGATTTTAAAATTGGATTGAACGAAGTTATGATTGGCATGACCATGCACAACGCAGGCATTGAAATTGCCAAAGCACGCTTGGCTCCTATTTACTTTGAAAGAAGTGTCAGTTGTTCAGAAATATACACTCCTAAAGATGCCGTTACTGCTGGTTTTTTAGACACCGTTGTTCCTCAAGAACAGTTAGTACCTACGGCAATAAAAGTAGCTTCAATGTTTGCTAAACTCAATAAAAAAGCACATAAAGAAACCAAGTTAAAAGTTAGAAAACCATACTTAGATTCATTAGAAAAAGCAATTGAACTCGATATCGAAAACGGGTTGACACCTCCTTCTAAATAA